The Corynebacterium halotolerans YIM 70093 = DSM 44683 region GGACCCGGCCTACACGACGATCGCGACCGTCCTACGCCACCTGGGGGGCAAGGGAATGGTCACCGTCGTCAAGGACGGGCGCTCGGCCCGGCATGCCGTCCAAATGAGCAGGGAGGAATACACCGCCGGAATCATGGACCAGGCCCTTGAGGCCAGTCGGAACCGGACCGCATCAATCCTCCACTTCGTCGACACCATCGGCGAGGACGACCGTGCCCTGCTTCGGGAATATCTGCAACGGCAGGAAGGGCGGCCATGATCACCGCCCCGATTCTGTGGGCGGCCTTTGTCGTCGTGATGCTTCTTGCCGTGGGTCTGATCGGACCGGTTTTCCTGCGTAAAGCCGCCCCCGCTCTGGCGCGGGTACCGCGGGTGGCGATTGCCCTTTTGGCCGGGGGTATCCTCATCTGGCCCGCAGCGCTGTTGTCTCTGGGTCTGATCTTTGCCTGGGTGGTTTCCGGGCCGGTGATCTTGCCCGTCGGGGCCTCGGAGGTGTGCCGGCAGTGCCTGGCCGCCTCCAATCCGTTCACCACCGCCCCCTTCGATACGCGAATTCCCTCCGCCGTGCTCATCGCCGTTCCCGTACTGGCCGGAGTCATCAGTGCTGTCGGTGTCATCGCGGAATACCGGGGCCGAGTGCGACGTTCCCGGGACACAGCGACCGTGGTGCTCGACGGCTCCACCCGGCAGATGATTCACGGGCACACGGTGGCGGTGGTGGCCGATGACCGCCCCTGGGCATTAGCCTTTTCCTCCCGGCAGGGCGGTATCGCGGTGTCTACCGGGACGCTCGACCGGTTGGGTGGTGACGAGTTGACGGCGGTCCTCGCCCACGAAGCCGCCCACCTGCGGCAACGCCACCACGTGGTTTCCGACCTGGTGGCCAGCATCGCCGCCCACCTGCGCTGGGTGCCTTTTATCCGGGAGGCGGCCGCGGCGCTGCCGGCCTATCTGGAAATCGCGGCAGATGAGCGGGCCTGCCGACAGGCGGGGACCCCGGCTATGGTCCGGGCCCTCCTTGTCCTCGGCGACCGCACGACACCGGCGGGAGTCGCTGACTCTGCCTCCGGTCCGCTGTTGGCGGCCGGCCCCGATCGCATTCCGCACCTGGTCCGCCCCGAAGTCGGTAGGCGGGGATACTTTCCGGCGGCGGCAGCCTCCGCCCAGCTTCTCATCTTGGGTGCAGTCAGTGCCGTCGTCCTCGCGTCCTACGCCGGGGCGTTACTCAGTGGCTGCATCTAGCAGATTCCCTGTCTGATCTGCCTTGGTCTCGACCGGTTGAGCCGACGGGGCTTTTCAGGTTCTTGAGGCTTCCCGGGCAGGGGGACATGTGACTCGCTGGAGACGTCTTGGTGCTACAGGGGCAGGTCTTGCATGTGCATCGTCAAAAAGCGAGCGAACAGAGCCCGCACGGGGCGTCTGAAGCTACGTTCTTCGGGGAGCTCCACCATTGCGGAATACCCCAGGGGGTATTATGGTTGTGGTGTACGACCGAGGAGAACTTCCCCGGCTGTCCCCGATTTCCTGCGAAGGAGAAACCATGCTCATCGAACGCATCTATGACGAGGATCTGGCCCAGGCGAGCTACTTCATCGGCTGCCAGGCCAAGAACACGGCCGTGGTGGTCGATCCCCGTCGAGACATCGACGTCTACCGGGCGATGGCAGACAAAAATGGCATGACGATCGTCGCCGTGACCGAGACCCACATCCATGCCGATTACCTCTCGGGCACCCGGGAGCTGGCTGCGGCCGTTGGAGCGGATGTTTACGTCTCGGGTGAAGGCGGCCAGGACTGGCAGTACGAATTCGACGCCAAGCGGCTGCACGACGGCGATGAGATCCGGATCGGCAACATCACCATCGCGGCCGTCCACACCCCCGGCCACACCCCGGAGCACCTGTCCTTCCTGGTCACCGACGGCGCCTTCGCCGACGAGCCCGGATACATGCTCACCGGTGACTTCGTTTTTGCCGGGGACCTGGGGCGACCTGATCTGCTGGACGAGGCCGCCGGGGGTGTGGACACCCGTTTCGAGGGAGCCAAGCAGATGTTCGCCAGCCTGCGGGACAAGTTCCTCACCCTGCCCGACCACATCC contains the following coding sequences:
- a CDS encoding BlaI/MecI/CopY family transcriptional regulator, which encodes MSTERGIPALGPLEEQVMHILWNHGQLTVREVIDHLPGDPAYTTIATVLRHLGGKGMVTVVKDGRSARHAVQMSREEYTAGIMDQALEASRNRTASILHFVDTIGEDDRALLREYLQRQEGRP
- a CDS encoding M56 family metallopeptidase, with the protein product MITAPILWAAFVVVMLLAVGLIGPVFLRKAAPALARVPRVAIALLAGGILIWPAALLSLGLIFAWVVSGPVILPVGASEVCRQCLAASNPFTTAPFDTRIPSAVLIAVPVLAGVISAVGVIAEYRGRVRRSRDTATVVLDGSTRQMIHGHTVAVVADDRPWALAFSSRQGGIAVSTGTLDRLGGDELTAVLAHEAAHLRQRHHVVSDLVASIAAHLRWVPFIREAAAALPAYLEIAADERACRQAGTPAMVRALLVLGDRTTPAGVADSASGPLLAAGPDRIPHLVRPEVGRRGYFPAAAASAQLLILGAVSAVVLASYAGALLSGCI